A portion of the Microlunatus phosphovorus NM-1 genome contains these proteins:
- a CDS encoding CPBP family intramembrane glutamic endopeptidase yields the protein MAKKSRRQSGNPAARGQTGNQPTSQAGNQSRESRSARLARNAENAGQLPEGVPPNGASYPQILRGTSYAWWRSMLGVVFGLSLYLMMTAVITQVVVGMSWSITGASGAFEDFSRRATAFELPAGMLAANLGIATLIPICWVLMTIVHQVRPRWLSSVQPRMRWKYLLISAGVAFVVLNAVTLIPLAFGGSDVKVSPQSGLWGFLIVIILTSPLQAAAEEYFFRGYLMQALGSLVAHPAFGVVVSALLFALMHGVQNPALFVNRLGFGLLAGILVWRTGGLEAGIGAHVVNNICAYLIAGLTSSMAALRAVDSITWVDSGIQLGGFAVFAALALLVARGLKLRTTADLSLGR from the coding sequence GTGGCCAAGAAGTCGCGCCGGCAGTCGGGAAATCCGGCGGCGAGGGGCCAGACCGGGAATCAGCCCACGAGCCAGGCTGGCAACCAGTCGAGGGAGTCGCGGTCGGCCAGGTTGGCGCGCAACGCCGAGAATGCGGGCCAGCTGCCGGAAGGGGTGCCACCGAACGGGGCCAGCTATCCGCAGATCCTGCGTGGCACCAGCTATGCCTGGTGGCGCTCGATGCTGGGCGTGGTGTTCGGGCTGTCGCTGTATCTGATGATGACCGCCGTGATCACCCAGGTGGTGGTCGGGATGTCCTGGAGCATCACCGGCGCGTCCGGCGCGTTCGAGGACTTCAGTCGCCGGGCGACGGCCTTCGAGCTGCCGGCCGGGATGCTGGCGGCGAACCTCGGGATCGCCACCTTGATCCCGATCTGCTGGGTGCTGATGACCATCGTCCACCAGGTGCGGCCGCGGTGGCTGAGCTCGGTGCAACCGCGGATGCGGTGGAAGTATCTGCTGATCAGCGCCGGTGTCGCGTTCGTCGTCCTGAACGCGGTCACGCTGATCCCGCTGGCGTTCGGCGGATCGGACGTGAAGGTGTCGCCGCAGTCGGGACTGTGGGGCTTCCTGATCGTGATCATCCTGACTTCACCGCTGCAGGCGGCCGCGGAGGAGTACTTCTTCCGTGGCTATCTGATGCAGGCCCTCGGCAGCCTGGTTGCCCATCCCGCCTTCGGTGTGGTCGTCTCGGCGCTGCTGTTCGCCCTGATGCACGGCGTGCAGAACCCCGCGCTGTTCGTGAACCGGCTGGGCTTCGGTCTGCTGGCCGGGATCCTGGTCTGGCGTACCGGGGGACTGGAGGCCGGCATCGGTGCGCACGTGGTGAACAACATCTGTGCGTACCTGATTGCGGGGCTGACCAGTTCGATGGCTGCCCTACGCGCCGTGGACTCGATCACCTGGGTCGACTCGGGCATCCAGCTGGGCGGGTTTGCCGTGTTCGCGGCTCTCGCATTATTGGTCGCGCGAGGTCTCAAGCTGCGTACGACCGCGGATCTTTCGCTCGGCCGCTGA
- a CDS encoding FadR/GntR family transcriptional regulator — protein MSDPLPPKMASLMRPIRSGNAFEETTARLLQLIRLGSVRVGERLPSERALAVQLGVSRTTLREAIAGLQRAGYLEVRRGRYGGAYVIEPPRPTPLAVGIDADPAASGAAGTGLIESGAAGTGWPSAEELDDVLRFRAIVDVAAASAAAAAELDESQVIALQQALAECTASDDDSFRQLDSRLHLLIAECAGIPSLLRAVADVRIRLNQLLDLIPLLSMNLDHGHEQHRHLVEAVIAGRVADAELVAAEHLAGTESLLRGFLGEEVEDT, from the coding sequence ATGTCCGATCCGCTGCCTCCGAAGATGGCCTCCCTGATGCGGCCGATCCGCTCGGGCAACGCCTTCGAGGAGACCACGGCTCGACTGCTCCAGCTCATTCGGCTGGGCTCGGTGCGAGTTGGCGAACGACTGCCGAGCGAACGTGCGCTCGCCGTTCAGCTCGGCGTGTCACGGACGACCTTGCGGGAGGCGATCGCGGGACTTCAGCGTGCCGGATATCTGGAGGTACGCCGGGGCCGGTACGGCGGGGCCTACGTGATCGAGCCGCCACGGCCGACTCCGTTGGCGGTGGGGATCGACGCGGACCCTGCCGCATCGGGAGCTGCCGGCACGGGTCTGATCGAGTCTGGCGCGGCCGGGACCGGCTGGCCGTCGGCGGAGGAACTGGACGACGTACTGCGCTTCCGTGCCATCGTGGATGTCGCCGCGGCGAGTGCCGCCGCAGCCGCCGAACTCGACGAGTCGCAGGTCATCGCGCTCCAGCAGGCCTTGGCCGAGTGCACAGCATCCGATGATGACTCGTTCCGGCAGCTCGACTCCCGGTTACACCTGCTGATCGCGGAGTGCGCGGGAATCCCGAGTCTGCTACGCGCCGTCGCCGACGTCCGGATCCGGCTCAATCAGCTGCTGGATCTGATTCCCCTGCTGTCGATGAACCTGGACCACGGGCACGAGCAGCATCGGCACCTGGTCGAGGCCGTGATCGCCGGGCGCGTAGCCGACGCCGAACTGGTCGCGGCCGAACACCTGGCCGGCACCGAGAGCCTGCTGCGCGGCTTCCTGGGCGAGGAGGTCGAGGACACCTAG
- the eat gene encoding ethanolamine permease — MALKHNPSSKHVDYTKVDTSYLEHRQLKKGAAGWILLAGLGVAYVISGDFSGWNLGLAEGGWGGLLIAFVLMGIMYTCMVFGLAELSSTLPTAGAGYGFARRALGPLGGFATGMAILIEYAVAPAAIATFIGGYVRALGLPESIPIWLVYLVCYALFIGIHIFGVGEALKLMFVITAVALIALITFVVAMVPHFQSANLFDIAPTDAAGASEFLPFGNAGILAALVFGIWFFLAVEGVPLAAEESADPKRDMPRGIITAVLILVCSGAAMLILVPGTAGADAMSVSDNPLPEALRHVYGQNSAVAAFVNWAGLFGLVASFFSIVFAYSRQLFALSRAGYLPKALSLTTKRKTPYLALIVPGTIGFALAAILQNGGLLINIAVFGATVSYVLLNLSHIVLRFREPDLKRGYRTPGGVVTTSIALVLAIVAVVATFFVDILAAGITAGIFLLAIAYFWFYSRHHLVASAPEEEFAALAKAEAELN; from the coding sequence ATGGCACTGAAGCACAATCCGTCGAGCAAGCACGTCGACTACACCAAGGTCGACACCTCCTACCTCGAGCACCGTCAGCTGAAGAAGGGCGCCGCAGGCTGGATCCTGCTCGCCGGGCTGGGTGTTGCCTACGTCATCTCCGGCGACTTCTCCGGCTGGAACCTCGGTCTCGCCGAAGGTGGCTGGGGCGGTCTGCTCATCGCCTTCGTGCTGATGGGCATCATGTACACCTGCATGGTGTTCGGCCTGGCCGAGCTGTCCTCCACGCTGCCGACGGCAGGAGCCGGCTACGGCTTCGCCCGGCGCGCCCTCGGCCCGCTTGGCGGCTTCGCCACCGGCATGGCAATCCTGATCGAGTACGCCGTCGCTCCGGCCGCCATCGCCACCTTCATCGGCGGCTATGTCCGCGCCCTCGGGCTTCCGGAGTCGATCCCGATCTGGCTGGTCTATCTGGTCTGCTATGCGCTGTTCATCGGCATCCACATCTTCGGTGTGGGCGAGGCGCTGAAGCTGATGTTCGTGATCACGGCGGTGGCGCTCATCGCGCTGATCACCTTCGTGGTGGCGATGGTCCCGCATTTCCAGTCGGCCAACCTGTTCGACATCGCGCCGACCGATGCCGCCGGCGCCAGTGAGTTCCTGCCCTTCGGCAATGCCGGCATCCTGGCCGCGCTGGTCTTCGGGATCTGGTTCTTCCTGGCGGTCGAGGGCGTACCGCTGGCCGCCGAGGAGTCCGCCGATCCCAAGCGGGACATGCCCCGGGGCATCATCACCGCGGTGCTCATCCTGGTGTGTTCCGGAGCGGCGATGCTCATCCTGGTGCCGGGCACGGCCGGGGCCGACGCGATGAGCGTGTCGGACAACCCGCTGCCCGAGGCACTGCGGCACGTCTATGGACAGAACTCGGCCGTCGCCGCCTTCGTCAACTGGGCCGGGCTGTTCGGCCTGGTGGCGAGCTTCTTCTCGATCGTGTTCGCCTACTCCCGGCAGTTGTTCGCGCTGTCCAGGGCGGGCTACCTGCCGAAGGCGCTGTCGCTCACCACCAAACGGAAGACCCCGTACCTGGCCCTGATCGTGCCCGGCACCATCGGCTTCGCGCTCGCTGCCATCCTGCAGAACGGCGGTCTGCTGATCAACATCGCCGTCTTCGGCGCCACCGTGTCGTACGTGCTGTTGAACCTCAGCCACATCGTGCTGCGCTTCCGGGAGCCGGACCTCAAACGCGGTTATCGGACGCCGGGCGGCGTCGTGACCACCTCGATCGCCCTGGTGCTGGCCATCGTCGCGGTGGTGGCGACCTTCTTCGTCGACATCCTCGCGGCGGGCATCACCGCCGGGATCTTCCTGCTGGCGATCGCGTACTTCTGGTTCTATTCCCGGCACCATCTGGTCGCCAGCGCGCCCGAGGAGGAGTTCGCCGCGCTCGCCAAGGCCGAGGCCGAGCTCAACTGA
- a CDS encoding glutamine synthetase family protein: MTTTSDPGTRGMLTLDELRTLVDAGEIDTVTVAITDVQGRLQGKLLGAEYFINEVAHHSSEGCNYLLAVDVEMNTVEGYAISSWASGYGDLVMRPDLSTLRLTPWQPGAALVICDVLWPSGAPVVQSPRQILQAQVDRLTERGLQAFAGTELEFIAFDTSYEDAQRGGYREVVPANLYNVDYSLLGSVRVEPLLREIRNAMSGAGFYVEGTKGECNFGQHEITFKFRDAVGTCDNHSIYKFGAKVLASNAGKSITFMAKYNEREGNSCHIHLSFRGTDGSIVMAGDREHGFSELMEHFIAGVLDALPDFTYFLAPNINSYKRFVKGSFAPTAVAWGFDNRTCAVRVVGKGPGLRAELRVGGADLNPYLATAAFIAAGLHGMDNALPLPPLVTGNAYEAAVDQLPTTLVDAAARLGSSELARKAFGDDVVDHYVNAARVEIDAFERAITDWERVRGFERL, from the coding sequence ATGACCACCACCTCTGACCCCGGCACCCGGGGCATGCTGACCCTCGACGAGTTGCGTACGCTGGTCGACGCCGGCGAGATCGACACCGTCACCGTCGCGATCACCGACGTCCAGGGCCGGCTGCAGGGCAAGCTGCTCGGCGCCGAGTACTTCATCAACGAGGTCGCCCACCACAGCTCCGAGGGCTGCAACTACCTGCTCGCGGTGGATGTCGAGATGAACACCGTGGAGGGGTACGCGATCTCCTCCTGGGCGAGCGGTTACGGCGACCTGGTGATGCGGCCGGACCTGTCAACGCTGCGGCTCACCCCCTGGCAGCCCGGCGCGGCGCTGGTCATCTGCGATGTGCTGTGGCCGTCCGGCGCCCCGGTGGTCCAGTCCCCACGGCAGATCCTGCAGGCCCAGGTCGACCGGCTCACCGAGCGTGGCCTGCAGGCGTTCGCCGGCACCGAGCTGGAGTTCATCGCCTTCGACACCAGCTACGAGGACGCGCAGCGCGGCGGCTACCGGGAGGTCGTGCCGGCCAATCTCTACAACGTCGACTACTCACTGCTCGGCTCGGTGCGGGTCGAGCCGCTGCTGCGGGAGATCCGCAACGCCATGTCCGGTGCCGGGTTCTACGTCGAGGGCACCAAGGGCGAGTGCAACTTCGGCCAGCACGAGATCACCTTCAAGTTCCGTGACGCGGTCGGCACCTGCGACAACCACTCGATCTACAAGTTCGGGGCGAAGGTGCTGGCGTCCAATGCCGGCAAGTCGATCACCTTCATGGCCAAGTACAACGAGCGGGAGGGCAACTCCTGCCATATCCACCTCAGCTTCCGCGGCACCGACGGCTCCATCGTGATGGCCGGCGACCGCGAGCACGGCTTCTCCGAGCTGATGGAGCACTTCATCGCCGGGGTGCTGGACGCGCTGCCGGACTTCACCTACTTCCTGGCGCCGAACATCAACTCCTACAAGCGCTTCGTCAAGGGCAGCTTCGCCCCGACCGCGGTCGCGTGGGGGTTCGACAACCGGACCTGTGCGGTCCGAGTGGTCGGCAAGGGACCGGGCCTGCGGGCCGAGCTGCGGGTCGGCGGGGCGGACCTCAACCCGTACCTGGCCACCGCAGCGTTCATCGCTGCCGGCCTGCACGGCATGGACAACGCGTTGCCGCTGCCGCCGCTGGTCACCGGCAACGCGTACGAGGCCGCGGTCGATCAGTTGCCCACCACACTGGTGGACGCCGCGGCGCGGCTCGGTTCGTCTGAGTTGGCCAGGAAGGCGTTCGGGGATGACGTGGTGGACCACTACGTCAACGCCGCCCGGGTCGAGATCGACGCCTTCGAGCGGGCCATCACCGACTGGGAGCGCGTCCGCGGGTTCGAGCGGCTGTGA
- a CDS encoding aldehyde dehydrogenase family protein has product MSVAFQVINPSTEEVVRTVELADRAATDAAIERAQRAFETWQDVAPADRARLLRRFAGAVDADLENLARLEVANAGHPIGNARWEAGNVRDVLDYYAAAPERLSGRQIPVAGGVNVTYLQPLGVVGVIVPWNFPMPIAGWGFAPALAAGNTVVLKPAEVTPLTAIRLGELALEAGLPPDVFTVLPGKGSVVGDRFVTHPAVRKVVFTGSTEVGKRIMAGCADQVKRVTLELGGKNANIVFADADLAKAAAAAPGGVFDNSGQDCCSRSRLLVEASVYDDFLVELRQAVEAFRVGDPGNDDTEMGPLITAAHRAGVAAYVDSADVAFTGSAPTGPGFWYPPTVLTPATPAARDFREEIFGPVVSVVPFADEEEALAIANDTEYGLSGSIWTENLDRALRVSRRVQAGNLSVNSHSSVRYAAPFGGFKQSGLGRELGPDAVEAFTETKSVFYASRL; this is encoded by the coding sequence GTGAGCGTGGCTTTCCAGGTGATCAACCCGTCGACCGAGGAGGTCGTACGGACGGTCGAGTTGGCTGATCGGGCGGCCACCGATGCCGCCATCGAGCGGGCGCAGCGGGCGTTCGAGACCTGGCAGGACGTGGCTCCGGCCGACCGCGCCCGGCTGCTGCGACGCTTCGCCGGCGCGGTCGATGCCGACCTGGAGAACCTGGCCCGGCTCGAGGTCGCCAACGCCGGGCACCCAATCGGCAATGCGCGGTGGGAGGCGGGCAACGTCCGCGATGTCCTGGACTACTACGCCGCGGCTCCGGAACGACTAAGTGGCCGCCAGATCCCGGTCGCCGGTGGGGTCAATGTCACCTATCTGCAGCCACTGGGTGTCGTCGGGGTGATCGTGCCCTGGAACTTCCCGATGCCGATCGCCGGCTGGGGTTTCGCGCCGGCGCTGGCCGCCGGGAACACGGTGGTGCTCAAGCCGGCGGAGGTCACGCCGCTGACCGCGATCCGGCTGGGCGAGCTCGCTCTGGAGGCCGGGCTGCCTCCGGATGTGTTCACCGTGCTGCCTGGCAAGGGATCGGTGGTGGGTGACCGGTTCGTGACGCACCCGGCCGTACGCAAGGTGGTCTTCACCGGCTCCACCGAGGTGGGCAAACGGATCATGGCCGGCTGCGCCGACCAGGTGAAGCGAGTGACGCTGGAACTCGGCGGCAAGAACGCCAACATCGTGTTCGCCGACGCCGACCTGGCGAAGGCCGCCGCAGCCGCTCCGGGCGGCGTGTTCGACAACTCCGGTCAGGACTGCTGTTCTCGGTCCCGGCTGCTCGTCGAAGCCAGCGTGTACGACGACTTCTTGGTGGAGTTGCGGCAGGCGGTCGAGGCGTTCCGGGTCGGCGACCCCGGGAACGACGACACCGAGATGGGTCCGCTGATCACCGCCGCCCATCGCGCCGGTGTGGCCGCGTACGTCGACAGTGCCGATGTCGCCTTCACCGGCAGCGCTCCGACCGGGCCCGGTTTCTGGTACCCGCCGACGGTGCTGACTCCGGCCACTCCCGCCGCCCGGGACTTCCGGGAGGAGATCTTCGGACCGGTGGTCTCCGTCGTGCCGTTCGCCGATGAAGAGGAAGCGCTGGCGATCGCCAACGACACCGAGTACGGGCTCTCGGGGTCGATCTGGACCGAGAATCTCGACCGCGCGCTGCGGGTGTCTCGCCGAGTGCAGGCCGGGAACCTCTCGGTCAACTCGCACTCCTCGGTCCGCTATGCCGCACCGTTCGGCGGCTTCAAGCAGTCCGGGCTCGGCCGCGAGTTGGGGCCTGATGCGGTTGAGGCTTTCACCGAGACCAAGAGCGTGTTCTACGCCAGCAGACTCTAA
- a CDS encoding 3-oxoacyl-ACP reductase, with product MTTQQVVSQRLAGRVAVVTGGGSGIGRATARRFAAEGATVVIGDLDPTAGETAAEEVGGLFVGVNVADEGQVKNLFDTAGRTYGQVDIAFNNAGISPPDDASITETGLDAWKRVQDVNLTSVYLCCKYAIEHMLPRKSGSIINTASFVALMGAATSQISYSASKGGVLSMSRELGVQFARDGIRVNALCPGPVNTPLLQELFAKDPVAAQRRLVHVPMGRFAEPEELAAAVAFLASDDASFITASTFLVDGGISAAYVTPL from the coding sequence ATGACAACGCAGCAGGTCGTCTCCCAGCGCTTGGCGGGGCGGGTCGCAGTGGTGACCGGGGGAGGCTCCGGGATTGGTCGAGCGACCGCCCGCCGGTTCGCCGCCGAGGGGGCCACGGTGGTGATCGGCGACCTCGACCCGACGGCGGGGGAGACGGCGGCCGAAGAGGTCGGCGGACTGTTCGTCGGCGTCAACGTCGCTGACGAGGGGCAGGTGAAGAACCTGTTCGACACCGCCGGGCGTACCTATGGGCAGGTGGACATCGCCTTCAACAACGCCGGCATCTCCCCACCCGACGACGCCTCCATCACCGAGACGGGGCTGGATGCCTGGAAACGCGTGCAGGATGTCAACCTGACGTCGGTCTATCTGTGCTGCAAGTATGCGATCGAGCACATGCTGCCCCGGAAGTCGGGCTCCATCATCAACACCGCCTCCTTCGTGGCGCTGATGGGTGCGGCGACCTCGCAGATCTCCTACTCCGCGTCCAAGGGCGGCGTGTTGTCCATGTCACGCGAGCTCGGCGTGCAATTCGCTCGAGACGGGATCCGGGTCAACGCCTTGTGCCCCGGTCCGGTGAACACGCCATTGCTCCAAGAACTCTTCGCCAAGGATCCGGTGGCGGCGCAGCGCCGGCTCGTCCATGTCCCGATGGGTCGGTTCGCGGAGCCCGAGGAACTGGCCGCCGCTGTGGCGTTCCTGGCCAGCGACGACGCCTCCTTCATCACCGCGAGCACCTTCCTGGTGGACGGCGGCATCTCCGCGGCCTATGTGACCCCGCTCTGA
- a CDS encoding alkaline phosphatase family protein, with amino-acid sequence MTKICLVGIDGLRLDQAIDRPDPIAPTLARLAAEGIRTDLEMEVPTISGPGWASLLTGTTHAQHGIRDNSFIGSRLWEYPDLLSRAYYRNQSVRTFAAAAWRPLVDPVGPAGPVIHPRLEQQWAGKHQVVVRDGEVYGYETQDAVITAGAVADLGAMGREVYFVYLGETDIAAHVFGSVGPEYAAAIRRCDEHLARLVAAVSARADQGEDWLVVVVTDHGHLDEGGHGGDSAIERSSFTIARRFGPDQTLDWPEQLAPHQLVDALLTFIPAGSP; translated from the coding sequence ATGACCAAGATCTGCCTGGTGGGGATCGACGGTCTCCGCCTCGACCAGGCGATCGATCGACCGGATCCGATCGCTCCCACCCTGGCTCGGCTCGCGGCCGAGGGCATCCGTACCGACCTGGAGATGGAGGTGCCCACCATCTCGGGACCGGGGTGGGCATCGCTGCTGACCGGGACGACCCACGCGCAGCACGGGATCCGGGACAACAGCTTCATCGGCAGCCGGCTCTGGGAGTATCCCGACCTGCTCAGTCGCGCCTACTACCGCAATCAGTCGGTACGCACCTTTGCCGCCGCGGCCTGGCGACCGTTGGTCGATCCGGTCGGACCAGCGGGGCCGGTGATCCATCCCCGACTCGAACAGCAGTGGGCCGGCAAGCACCAGGTGGTGGTACGCGACGGCGAGGTCTACGGCTACGAGACCCAGGACGCCGTCATCACAGCCGGTGCGGTCGCCGATCTTGGTGCCATGGGTCGCGAGGTCTATTTCGTCTATCTCGGCGAGACCGACATCGCTGCTCACGTCTTCGGTTCGGTCGGACCGGAGTACGCCGCCGCGATCCGGCGCTGCGATGAGCATCTGGCTCGCCTCGTGGCTGCCGTGTCCGCGCGCGCTGACCAGGGTGAGGACTGGCTCGTGGTCGTCGTCACCGATCACGGGCACCTGGACGAAGGCGGACACGGTGGAGACAGTGCGATCGAGCGCAGCTCCTTCACCATCGCCCGGCGTTTCGGTCCTGATCAGACCCTCGACTGGCCCGAGCAGCTGGCACCCCATCAGCTCGTCGACGCACTGCTGACCTTCATCCCCGCCGGGTCTCCCTGA
- a CDS encoding ABC transporter ATP-binding protein produces the protein MTTVDGAARGATVELREVTKRYGDKTVLDALDLDIVGGELLALLGPSGCGKTTTLRILAGLETATSGAVRIDGRDVTGESVTQRGIGIVFQAYSLFPHMTAAENVAYGLRIRKLSKAKRTARAMELLDSVGLTEHAEKFPRQLSGGQQQRVALVRALAIAPQVLLLDEPLSALDAKVRVQLREQIRYIQQTEGTTTLLVTHDQEEALTMADRVGVMNLGKMEQLGTPDDVYLNPATAFVSAFVGVVNRIPAQVQGDEASVLGRGLRLSPGSVVRSGAGHALVRPEDLVVEAAAGADSGISGPGSGPGSGTVTEAILRGPVTSLVVELGGVGPVRIDLPTHEAEAIGVGGRVRVSPRSTSVLVDVAAAVPGTHAPGDEAVAVG, from the coding sequence ATGACCACCGTGGACGGCGCCGCCCGGGGCGCGACAGTCGAGCTCCGTGAGGTGACCAAGCGGTACGGCGACAAGACCGTGCTCGACGCGCTCGACCTGGACATCGTCGGCGGCGAGCTGTTGGCCCTGCTCGGTCCGTCCGGCTGCGGCAAGACCACCACCCTGCGGATCCTGGCCGGACTGGAGACGGCGACCTCCGGTGCCGTACGGATCGACGGCCGGGACGTCACCGGGGAGTCCGTCACGCAACGCGGCATCGGCATCGTGTTCCAGGCCTACAGCCTCTTCCCGCACATGACCGCGGCAGAGAACGTCGCGTACGGGCTGCGGATCCGGAAGCTGTCCAAGGCCAAGCGGACGGCGCGGGCGATGGAGCTGCTGGACAGCGTCGGCCTGACAGAGCACGCCGAGAAGTTTCCTCGGCAGCTGTCGGGCGGCCAGCAGCAGCGCGTCGCGCTGGTCCGTGCGCTGGCGATCGCACCGCAGGTGCTGCTGCTCGACGAGCCGCTCAGCGCCTTGGACGCGAAGGTGCGGGTGCAGCTGCGCGAGCAGATCCGCTACATCCAGCAGACCGAGGGAACCACTACCCTGCTGGTGACCCATGATCAGGAGGAGGCACTCACCATGGCCGATCGGGTCGGGGTGATGAACCTCGGCAAGATGGAGCAGCTCGGCACGCCGGACGACGTCTACCTCAACCCGGCGACCGCCTTCGTCTCGGCGTTCGTCGGGGTGGTCAACCGGATCCCCGCTCAGGTGCAGGGCGATGAGGCTTCAGTACTCGGGCGGGGGCTGCGGTTGAGCCCCGGCAGCGTCGTACGCTCCGGTGCCGGCCATGCTCTGGTACGCCCGGAGGACCTGGTGGTCGAAGCGGCAGCTGGTGCCGACAGCGGGATCTCTGGACCGGGATCGGGTCCGGGGTCGGGCACCGTCACCGAGGCCATTCTGCGCGGACCCGTCACCAGTCTGGTAGTCGAGCTCGGCGGCGTCGGGCCGGTTCGGATCGACCTGCCGACTCATGAGGCCGAGGCCATCGGCGTCGGCGGACGCGTCCGGGTCTCCCCGCGATCGACCAGCGTGCTGGTCGACGTGGCTGCCGCAGTGCCCGGCACCCATGCGCCAGGTGACGAGGCGGTCGCGGTCGGATGA
- a CDS encoding ABC transporter permease — protein MATLSERRERAPRLRFGILLFSVVYLMVPLIAAAVYGFSLPDVGFTLEPVRTATQDATFLPQLALSAQLAVLTTVGSLALLLPTLLWLHLKCPWMLPVTELLSVIPMVVPAVALVSGANLFFRATFPTFLVSPYSLVPFYVILTLPLVYRALDAGIRALDLRTMMDAGASLGAGWWYRLFTLVLPNMGSAVLTASLLCVTLGIGEFVLASLLLQNTFPVWLVSIGTSQARAAAALSFLMSIGTFLLLYLITAVSSRSPRSGDR, from the coding sequence ATGGCTACGCTGAGCGAGCGCCGGGAGCGGGCGCCCCGGCTGAGATTCGGGATCCTGCTGTTCTCCGTCGTCTATCTGATGGTGCCGCTGATCGCTGCAGCCGTGTACGGGTTCAGCCTGCCGGACGTCGGCTTCACCCTCGAGCCTGTCCGGACGGCCACTCAGGACGCCACGTTCCTGCCCCAGCTGGCCCTGTCGGCTCAGCTGGCCGTGCTGACCACGGTGGGCTCGCTGGCTCTACTGCTGCCGACTCTGCTCTGGCTGCACCTGAAATGCCCCTGGATGCTGCCGGTCACCGAACTGCTGTCGGTGATCCCGATGGTGGTCCCGGCGGTGGCCCTGGTCAGCGGCGCGAACCTGTTCTTCCGGGCCACCTTCCCGACCTTCCTGGTCAGCCCGTACTCGCTGGTCCCCTTCTATGTGATCTTGACCCTGCCCCTGGTCTATCGGGCACTGGACGCCGGCATCCGAGCGCTCGACCTGCGCACCATGATGGACGCCGGCGCCAGTCTCGGCGCCGGCTGGTGGTATCGGCTGTTCACCCTGGTGCTGCCCAACATGGGCAGCGCCGTGCTGACCGCCTCGCTGCTGTGCGTCACCTTGGGCATCGGCGAGTTCGTGCTGGCGAGCCTGCTGCTGCAGAACACCTTCCCGGTGTGGCTGGTCAGCATCGGCACCTCGCAGGCCCGGGCCGCCGCAGCGCTCTCCTTCCTGATGAGCATCGGCACCTTCCTGCTGCTCTACCTCATCACCGCCGTCAGTTCCCGCTCGCCCCGATCTGGAGATAGATGA
- a CDS encoding ABC transporter permease, whose translation MSGAGVAQRLRRLPLSWVGAVPYLAVVGLFLVLPVAVNIWSSFHANGELSVQNLIDATKGQYRNAFLETIYLSAITAVLGGILGMVVAWALAGRVAGPRMFKTLANAFTTVSSQAGGVPLAFAFVATLGAEGLITKLIFDVTGFQLTDHFRLATFWGLVLVYLYFQVPLMAILMVPAFQGLRVEWQEAALALGATRWHFLRQIAIPIMSPAVVGSLLLLFANSFAAYATAYALAGSSVNLVAIQIGFFLSGNVLFDESFAAALVTWMMVVICVCLGLRALLLRRATRWLR comes from the coding sequence GTGAGCGGAGCCGGCGTAGCCCAACGGCTGCGACGGCTGCCGTTGTCGTGGGTGGGCGCTGTTCCGTACCTCGCTGTCGTGGGACTGTTCCTGGTGCTCCCGGTCGCGGTCAACATCTGGAGCAGCTTCCACGCCAACGGCGAGTTGTCCGTACAGAACCTGATCGATGCGACCAAGGGTCAGTATCGCAACGCATTCCTGGAGACCATCTATCTCTCCGCCATCACCGCCGTGCTCGGCGGGATCCTCGGGATGGTGGTCGCCTGGGCGCTGGCCGGTCGGGTGGCGGGCCCGCGGATGTTCAAGACTCTCGCCAACGCATTCACCACGGTCAGCTCCCAGGCCGGCGGCGTCCCGCTCGCCTTCGCCTTCGTGGCCACGCTGGGCGCCGAGGGCCTGATCACCAAACTGATCTTCGATGTGACCGGCTTCCAGCTCACCGATCACTTCCGGCTCGCCACGTTCTGGGGCCTGGTGCTGGTCTACCTCTACTTCCAGGTGCCGCTGATGGCCATCTTGATGGTGCCGGCCTTCCAGGGTCTGCGGGTCGAATGGCAGGAGGCCGCGCTCGCGCTCGGCGCCACCAGGTGGCACTTCCTCCGCCAGATCGCCATCCCGATCATGTCTCCGGCGGTGGTCGGCTCGCTCCTGCTGCTGTTCGCCAACTCCTTCGCCGCGTACGCCACCGCCTACGCCCTGGCCGGCAGCAGCGTCAACCTGGTCGCGATCCAGATCGGCTTCTTCCTGTCCGGGAACGTCTTGTTCGACGAGTCGTTCGCGGCGGCTCTGGTCACCTGGATGATGGTCGTCATCTGCGTCTGCCTCGGCCTCCGCGCTCTGCTGCTGAGGAGGGCCACCCGATGGCTACGCTGA